One window of the Salvelinus alpinus chromosome 13, SLU_Salpinus.1, whole genome shotgun sequence genome contains the following:
- the tmprss13b gene encoding transmembrane protease serine 13b, with translation MEQDQNSDCPPPYYSVAVPTQPPLEYGEVVGARGMSDPPSQPYYIPQPMAHVNVVHVSQGAPQRRKKGLSCGNSSCCYGGSGGATLLLVLLAIAIWLGVRYGPSLVSGSLSEMEKDSCPSKTVECDGRRDCELGSDETNCVRFRSNGGLEVKTSSAGNFLPVCYSGWNKGLADQTCAQLGFRVSHITSSVKDESSTTLTVTGKTSNTIQDKVSVYSSCPNNDTVSLQCINCGRQKLSRIIGGSAANLGDWPWQVSLHFQDSHTCGGTLIAPDFVVTAAHCFPRKVSSYLVPNNWHVYVGMVSQMVLPRPYMVEKIIVHESYDDKTNNYDITLLKLTQRVDYSNNIQPVCLPAYDKIFSPGTKCWTSGFGTTEAGAARGSTNLMGVTVDIIDSSVCNSNTVYNGKVSQNMFCAGDMKGGKDSCQGDSGGPLVCKDSDQLWYLAGVTSWGDSCGKRDRPGVYSRVSRLLPWVYSKMQQARP, from the exons ATGGAACAAGACCAG AACAGTGACTGCCCACCCCCATACTACTCAGTAGCAGTGCCCACCCAGCCCCCTCTTgagtatggagaggtggtgggggccAGAGGGATGTCTGACCCCCCTTCTCAGCCTTACTACATCCCCCAGCCTATGGCACATGTAAATGTCGTCCATGTTTCCCAGGGCGCCC CCCAACGTCGTAAAAAGGGCTTATCATGTGGGAACAGTTCCTGCTGTTACGGAGGATCAGGAGGAGCCACCCTACTGCTGGTCCTCCTCGCTATCGCTATCTGGCTGGGAG TGCGTTATGGCCCATCCCTGGTGTCTGGCTCCCTGAGTGAGATGGAGAAAGACAGTTGCCCCTCCAAAACCGTGGAGTGTGACGGCCGACGGGACTGCGAACTGGGCAGTGATGAGACCAATTGTG TAAGGTTCAGGTCGAATGGGGGTCTAGAGGTGAAGACAAGCAGCGCTGGTAATTTCCTCCCTGTGTGTTACAGTGGCTGGAACAAGGGCCTGGCTGACCAGACCTGCGCTCAACTAGGCTTCAGAGT GAGTCATATCACTAGCAGTGTGAAAGATGAGTCCTCTACCACTCTCACTGTGACAGGGAAGACCTCCAACACCATCCAGGATAAGGTGTCAGTATA CTCATCCTGCCCTAACAATGACACTGTCTCCCTGCAGTGTATCA ACTGTGGCAGGCAGAAGTTGTCCAGAATCATAGGGGGATCAGCAGCGAATCTGGGCGATTGGCCTTGGCAGGTCAGCCTCCACTTTCAGGACTCTCACACCTGCGGAGGCACGCTGATCGCTCCTGACTTTGTGGTGACAGCAGCCCACTGCTTCCCCAG GAAGGTCTCATCGTACCTGGTGCCCAATAACTGGCATGTGTATGTGGGCATGGTTTCTCAGATGGTGCTGCCTCGCCCTTATATGGTGGAGAAGATCATTGTCCATGAGAGCTATGACGACAAAACCAACAACTATGACATCACCCTTCTCAAACTCACACAGCGTGTAGACTACTCCA ACAACATCCagcctgtgtgtctgcctgcctatGACAAGATCTTCTCTCCTGGAACAAAATGTTGGACCTCTGGATTTGGGACAACAGAAGCGGGGGCAG CTCGTGGCTCCACGAATCTTATGGGGGTGACTGTGGACATCATTGACTCCAGCGTGTGTAACAGTAACACAGTGTACAATGGTAAGGTCTCTCAGAACATGTTCTGTGCTGGAGACATGAAGGGAGGCAAGGACTCCTGCCAG GGGGACAGTGGTGGTCCCCTGGTGTGTAAAGACTCAGACCAGCTCTGGTACCTGGCGGGGGTGACCAGCTGGGGGGATAGCTGTGGCAAGAGAGACAGACCGGGGGTCTATAGTCGTGTCAGCCGCCTGCTGCCCTGGGTCTACAGTAAGATGCAG CAAGCAAGACCGTGA